DNA sequence from the Prolixibacter sp. SD074 genome:
ACAGACTCTCCGGTTCCTTTATTTCCATTACCAAAATCCCATTTTGCAATTCCGGTAATACTGGAAGTATTGGTAATTACCGGATGAAATTCATCTGCTCCCTGGGCAATTGTGAAAGACAACTGATCAGCCGAGGGCTTGGGCCCGAGTTGCGGACCGTCTAGAACCTGGGGATCGCACGATGAAAAAGCCAGTGCCAGACCACCCAGGATGAATATATAATTGAATATCTTATTGATTTTCATCTCATATCAGTATTAATATTTCAAATAAGAATCGACAAATCAGAACACTGCTTAGTAGCCCGGATTCTGTTCCAGGGTCCTGTTGGTGTTGTCAATTTCAGACTGCGGAATAGGCAGGTACTCGTTGCGGCCCTCTTGCCAGTTGCGATCACCCAGTACGGATGATGCACGTCCGGTACGAACCAGGTCCCAGTAACGCTGACCTTCGAAAGCCAATTCGAAGCGACGCTCTTTCCATATCGCTTGTACCAAATCGGTTCCGGTTGCCGTTACGGGGGACAGTCCCACGCGGGCACGCACCTGGTTCAGGTATCCCTGAGCTTTTGCATCGTTACCACTACGGGCATAAGCTTCCGCACCCATCAACAGTACATCCGGGTACCGGATAACGCGAACATTGTTCGGATAGTTGATCATCGGTTCGCCATCAGGAGCCACATTTTCCTTCAGCGGCGCATTTTTCCGGACAAAGTATCCGGTGTTCTGATAGCCCGGTTTGTATTTAATCTGATCACCTCCGTTGAGCGTCGCGTTCATCATACCCGTTTCATCCATGGTACCGTCCGATACATCGATAATAGAGTATTCGAAACGCGGGTCGCCTTTCATATCGTTAGCCAGTTTTTCGGTAACAGGAGAGAATCCCCAACCCGCCTGGAAAGTAGGTCCGTTGTAGTCGCGCATACCGATCATCACAGTGGCGATGTTTCCTTCGCCGCCGGGCAGCCAGCCCCAATCACCCCATTTGGAGTTATACGAGTGCTGAATTTCGAATACTGACTCAATATTATTACGTCCGGCACTGGTAAAAATCTGGCCATAGTCAGGCACCAAATCGTATGCGCCTGAGTTCACAACATTATCAACCAGGGTAGCCACCTCACCCATGCGGGTGTCGTCGTTTTCGAACAAAATAACGCGGCCCAGCAATGATTGAGCGGCACCTTTGGTAATGCGTCCTTTCTCGCTATCCGAAACACTTAACGGAAGATCAGGAATCGCTTCAGTCAAATCTTTTTCAATCTGGGCATAAATATCTGCGGGCGCACTCTGCGGGAAGTCATACTCTGAAGGGTTCAGCGTTTTCAGAATCAATGGGAGATTTCCGAACCAACGCTCCAACTGGAAATAATAGAAAGCTCTCAGAAATTTAACCTCAG
Encoded proteins:
- a CDS encoding RagB/SusD family nutrient uptake outer membrane protein; its protein translation is MKIQNILKVALFSLVILSSTSCSDYLDMKPLNTRVEENFYQNQQDMYDAMVAVYDVLQWGGFQGYIPEETLANVASDDTYAGGANAGDQPAWVALDNFSLTPTLGPQASIWGRYYSGIYRANLFLEKLPGATVSDDFAKRSTAEVKFLRAFYYFQLERWFGNLPLILKTLNPSEYDFPQSAPADIYAQIEKDLTEAIPDLPLSVSDSEKGRITKGAAQSLLGRVILFENDDTRMGEVATLVDNVVNSGAYDLVPDYGQIFTSAGRNNIESVFEIQHSYNSKWGDWGWLPGGEGNIATVMIGMRDYNGPTFQAGWGFSPVTEKLANDMKGDPRFEYSIIDVSDGTMDETGMMNATLNGGDQIKYKPGYQNTGYFVRKNAPLKENVAPDGEPMINYPNNVRVIRYPDVLLMGAEAYARSGNDAKAQGYLNQVRARVGLSPVTATGTDLVQAIWKERRFELAFEGQRYWDLVRTGRASSVLGDRNWQEGRNEYLPIPQSEIDNTNRTLEQNPGY